In Populus alba chromosome 9, ASM523922v2, whole genome shotgun sequence, a genomic segment contains:
- the LOC118027563 gene encoding pentatricopeptide repeat-containing protein At2g30100, chloroplastic isoform X1, translating into MLSTFQVSSFFYAFSDLKSKFSCFDCRESEELKISLQPNRELAVWVFFRVHFLVDRAEEMASAYAFSSLSKVSPVFSLKKRYWNSCMKPCCMVSTIICNYQTPKKPNFVVAKTTKVREFRLFKSVELDQYVTSDDEEEMGEGFFEAIEELERMTREPSDILEEMNDRLSARELQLVLVYFSQEGRDSWCALEVFEWLRKENRVDKETMELMVSIMCSWVKKLIEGEQDVGDVVDLLVDMDCVGLKPSFSMIEKVISLYWDMGKKEGAVSFVKEVLRRGIAYSGDDGEGHKGGPTGYLTWKMMVDGNYRNAVKLVIHLRESGLKPEIYAYLIAMTAVVKELNEFSKALRKLKGYSRSGMVTELDAENVDLVEKYQSDLLADGVCLSSWVIQEGSPALYGVVHERLLAMYICAGRGLDAERQLWEMKLVGKEADGDLYDIVLAICASQKEASAVARLLTRIEVTGSMRKKKSLSWLLRGYIKGGHYGEAAETLIKMLDLGLSPDYLDRVAVMQGLRKRIQQWGNVESYLKLCKRLSDVNLIGPSLLYLYIKKYKLWIMKLL; encoded by the exons ttTCTCTGCAGCCAAACAGGGAATTGGCCGTCTGGGTTTTTTTTAGGGTCCATTTTCTGGTGGATAGAGCTGAAGAAATGGCCTCTGCTTATGCATTTAGTTCACTATCTAAAGTTTCtcctgtattttctcttaaaaaacgGTACTGGAATTCATGTATGAAACCTTGCTGTATGGTTTCTACCATAATTTGCAACTACCAAACGCCCAAAAAGCCCAATTTTGTTGTTGCAAAGACTACTAAAGTTAGAGAATTTAGGCTATTTAAGTCAGTGGAATTGGACCAGTACGTGACgagtgatgatgaagaagaaatggGTGAAGGGTTTTTTGAGGCAATTGAGGAACTTGAGAGAATGACAAGAGAACCTTCTGATATTCTTGAGGAAATGAATGATAGGTTGTCCGCGAGAGAGTTGCAATTAGTGCTTGTTTATTTCTCTCAAGAGGGGAGAGATTCCTGGTGTGCGCTTGAGGTGTTTGAGTGGTTGAGAAAGGAGAATAGGGTCGACAAGGAAACAATGGAGCTTATGGTTTCGATAATGTGTAGTTGGGTTAAGAAGCTAATCGAAGGGGAACAAGATGTCGGGGATGTGGTTGACTTGCTTGTGGATATGGATTGTGTGGGGTTGAAGCCGAGTTTTAGTATGATTGAGAAGGTGATATCTTTGTATTGGGATATGGGGAAGAAGGAGGGAGCGGTTTCATTTGTGAAGGAGGTTTTGAGACGAGGGATTGCATATTCGGGCGATGATGGAGAAGGACATAAAGGAGGCCCAACTGGGTATCTTACATGGAAGATGATG GTTGATGGAAACTACAGGAATGCAGTGAAATTGGTGATTCATCTTAGAGAATCTGGATTAAAGCCTGAGATCTACGCCTACCTCATTGCAATGACAGCTGTTGTCAAAGAGCTAAATGAATTTTCTAAAGCTCTACGCAAGTTGAAAGGTTATTCGAGGTCTGGTATGGTAACTGAACTTGATGCTGAGAATGTAGATCTTGTTGAGAAATATCAGTCAGATCTTCTAGCTGATGGAGTATGCTTGTCCAGTTGGGTCATTCAGGAGGGAAGTCCTGCACTTTATGGTGTGGTTCATGAGCGACTTCTTGCCATGTATATTTGTGCTGGCCGTGGGCTTGATGCTGAAAGACAGTTATGGGAAATGAAGCTTGTTGGTAAGGAGGCTGATGGAGACCTTTATGACATTGTTTTAGCTATCTGTGCATCTCAAAAGGAGGCCAGCGCTGTAGCACGGTTGCTCACTAGAATAGAGGTTACAGGCTCTATGCGCAAGAAGAAATCATTGTCATGGTTGTTGAGAGGTTACATTAAAGGTGGACACTATGGTGAGGCTGCAGAAACACTAATTAAGATGCTTGATTTGGGTTTATCTCCAGATTATTTAGACAGGGTAGCTGTGATGCAGGGTCTGAGAAAAAGGATCCAACAATGGGGAAATGTTGAATCTTATCTTAAGCTTTGCAAGCGCCTCTCTGATGTGAATTTGATTGGACCTTCTCTTTTATATCTGtatataaagaaatataagCTTTGGATCATGAAATTGCTTTGA
- the LOC118027561 gene encoding ethylene-overproduction protein 1, producing MHGFKLLDRFKSTQVHALSPQDSNPCSRGKLSKCKFTNTGSVAQALLPFGLPTTELLEPSIDSYLKPIDYVESLAEIYRRLNTCSQTDKSLLCIEQFSILRGLGDPKLLRRCLCAARQYAIDVHSKVVLSAWLRFERREDEFIGVSSKDCSGYILECPMAALVSGYDPNSIYDHCQCGQDNLEAFDYQILMGNEGSSLEEDSDVSFCIGDELVHCVRFKIASLSSPFKAMLYGSFVESRRDKIDFSKIGISVKGMRAVQMYSRTGRVDLFCPEIVLELLSFANRFCCEELKCACDAHLASLVCGTEDALILINHGLEERANLLVASCLQVFLRELPNSLYNHKVMSVFCNSEARERLAMLGHASFLLYYFLSEVAMEENMASNAAVMLLEGLEEFATEKWQKALALHQLGCVMLERKEYKGAQFYFEAAVEAGHVYSLAGVARTKYKQGQQYSAFRLMNSLIFKHKPVGWMYQERSLYGVGQEKIMDMNTATELDPTLSFPYKFRAVTKVEEKHIRAAITEIDKIIGFKLSPDCLELRAWFFIALEDFESALRDIRALLTLEPKYMMFHGRVSGDHLVELLSHRIRLWSLADCWMQLYERWSSVDDIGSLAVLHQMLSNDPAKSLLWFRQSLLLLRLNCQKAAMRCLRLARNHTSSVHERLIYEGWLLFDSGHREEALSRAEKSISIQRSFEAFFLMAYTLADTNLDPESSSTVIQLLEEALRCPSDGLRKGQALNNLGSIYVDCGKLDQAADCYMNALNIKHTRAHQGLARVYHLKNQRKAAFDEMTKLIEKAHSSASAYEKRSEYCDREKAKDDLNMATQLDPLRTYPYRYRAAVLMDDQKETEALEELTKAIAFKPELQMLHLRAAFYESIGDKTSARQDCEAALCLDQNHTDTLNLYNRTQDQATRSI from the exons ATGCATGGTTTTAAGCTCCTTGATAGATTCAAGAGCACCCAAGTCCATGCTCTAAGCCCCCAAGATAGTAACCCCTGTTCAAGAGGCAAACTTTCGAAATGTAAATTTACAAACACTGGCTCAGTAGCTCAAGCTTTGCTCCCTTTTGGACTCCCAACAACCGAGCTCCTTGAACCTTCTATAGACTCTTACTTGAAACCTATAGACTATGTGGAATCTTTAGCTGAAATTTATAGACGCCTAAATACCTGCTCGCAAACCGATAAATCATTATTATGCATCGAGCAGTTTTCGATTTTGCGAGGATTAGGTGATCCTAAGTTGCTTAGAAGGTGCCTTTGCGCAGCAAGGCAATATGCTATTGATGTGCACTCAAAGGTAGTGCTTTCTGCCTGGTTAAGGTTTGAGAGGAGAGAAGACGAGTTCATTGGTGTGTCATCAAAGGATTGTAGTGGGTACATCCTTGAATGTCCTATGGCTGCTTTGGTTTCTGGATACGATCCCAATTCGATTTATGATCATTGCCAATGCGGTCAAGATAATCTTGAGGCGTTTGATTATCAAATATTGATGGGAAATGAAGGCTCCAGTTTGGAGGAGGATAGTGATGTTTCATTTTGCATTGGTGATGAGTTGGTTCATTGTGTTAGATTCAAAATTGCTTCTCTTTCGAGCCCATTTAAGGCAATGCTATATGGTAGCTTTGTCGAGTCAAGAAGAGATAAgattgatttttcaaagattggGATATCTGTCAAGGGGATGAGAGCTGTGCAAATGTACAGTAGGACTGGGAGAGTTGATTTATTTTGCCCTGAGATTGTTTTGGAGTTGCTTTCTTTTGCAAACAGGTTTTGTTGTGAGGAGTTGAAGTGTGCTTGTGATGCTCATTTGGCTTCATTGGTCTGTGGGACTGAGGATGCGTTGATTCTAATCAATCATGGCTTGGAGGAAAGGGCAAATCTTCTAGTAGCCTCTTGTTTGCAGGTGTTTCTAAGAGAGCTCCCAAATTCTTTGTATAACCACAAAGTGATGAGTGTTTTTTGTAATTCAGAGGCAAGGGAGAGATTGGCCATGCTGGGGCATGCTTCCTTCTTGCTCTATTATTTCCTGAGCGAGGTTGCCATGGAGGAGAATATGGCATCAAACGCAGCAGTGATGTTATTGGAGGGGTTGGAAGAGTTTGCAACAGAAAAGTGGCAGAAGGCACTTGCTTTGCATCAGCTGGGTTGTGTAATGCTCGAGAGAAAAGAGTACAAGGGTGCCCAATTCTATTTTGAGGCAGCTGTCGAGGCAGGTCATGTTTATTCATTAGCAGGTGTTGCAAGGACCAAGTACAAACAAGGGCAACAATATTCAGCATTTAGGTTGATGAACTCTCTTATTTTCAAGCATAAACCAGTTGGGTGGATGTACCAAGAGCGATCTCTGTATGGTGTTGGACAGGAGAAGATAATGGATATGAATACTGCAACTGAACTGGATCCAACCCTTTCATTTCCATACAAATTCAGAGCTGTTACGAAAGTGGAAGAGAAGCATATTAGAGCAGCTATTACAgagattgataaaattattggcTTCAAGCTCTCACCTGATTGTCTTGAGTTGCGAGCGTGGTTCTTCATTGCTCTTGAGGATTTTGAAAGTGCTTTGAGAGATATTCGAGCACTGCTAACCTTGGAACCAAAGTACATGATGTTTCATGGGAGGGTGAGTGGAGATCACTTGGTTGAGCTTCTCAGCCATCGCATTCGGCTATGGAGTCTGGCCGACTGCTGGATGCAACTTTATGAACGATGGTCTTCTGTCGATGACATTGGCTCTCTGGCTGTCTTACATCAGATGCTGTCAAATGATCCTGCAAAGAGCCTACTGTGGTTTCGGCAATCTTTGCTTCTTTTGCG GTTAAATTGTCAGAAGGCTGCAATGCGCTGTTTGCGGTTGGCTAGAAACCATACCAGTTCTGTTCATGAAAGGCTGATATATGAAGGATGGCTTTTATTCGACTCTGGCCATCGTGAAGAAGCTCTCTCTAGGGCTGAGAAATCCATTTCAATCCAAAGGTCATTTGAAGCTTTCTTCCTTATGGCATATACATTAGCTGATACGAATCTGGATCCTGAATCTTCATCTACTGTCATCCAACTTCTGGAGGAAGCTCTTAGATGCCCTTCAGATGGTCTTAGGAAAGGACAA GCATTGAATAATTTAGGAAGTATTTATGTGGATTGTGGTAAGCTGGATCAGGCTGCAGACTGCTACATGAATGCCCTTAACATCAAACATACAAGAGCTCATCAAGGTCTAGCGCGTgtctatcatttaaaaaatcaacgaaAAGCTGCATTTGATGAGATGACCAAGTTAATAGAGAAGGCACATAGTAGTGCATCAGCATATGAGAAACGATCAGAATACTGTGACCGTGAGAAGGCAAAAGATGACCTTAATATGGCAACACAACTGGATCCTCTAAGAACATACCCATACAGATACAGAGCAGCAG TGCTAATGGATGACCAAAAGGAAACTGAAGCTTTAGAAGAGCTTACTAAGGCCATAGCTTTCAAGCCGGAGTTGCAAATGCTCCATCTTCGAGCAGCATTTTATGAATCAATTGGAGACAAAACCTCTGCTCGTCAAGATTGTGAGGCAGCTCTCTGCCTGGACCAAAACCACACGGACACACTTAATCTGTACAATAGAACACAGGACCAAGCTACACGAAGCATTTAA
- the LOC118027564 gene encoding protein DWARF AND LOW-TILLERING: MPHLCYEGSEFTVRGYVDSDFAGDLEKRKSTTGYVFIIAGRSYFSDVSSPIPISPVSLGFPTHVDDLPVTMSRPEEQKYSLIPESNITFDDPLMVREIEDINDWLASENRGALQDFPGDDAGSLLVSPPSREESIDTLTNQTSLVLPGIGMEFDNRLMILHLLKAYGEAAEMEMKELAEKIMSRLKEMACPPGSTLERPAYYLIQAREGEVDFLWQEASKNYEAAFKAFYHIFPYGRFAHFTANSVILEAIPEEADIVHVVDFDIGQGVQWPPVIETLARRGKRMVRLTAIKWEEEEDCSGVGSSRRFEETKMRLYEHTQVFGLRLKMEEMDMEVLVSEMKKTKKRGGRGEWLAFNCMVGLPHMGKGRSARSHGEFLRLAKDSITLNTDGGSDTRGTITIGDWIGWGMEMKEQKGYGSVFAGLLVQFMALIESMAVISLTI; encoded by the exons ATGCCGCATTTATGTTATGAAGGATCAGAATTCACTGTCAGAGGTTATGTTGACTCAGATTTTGCTGGTGatcttgagaaaagaaaatccactacaGGCTATGTGTTCATAATTGCAGGACGGAGCT ATTTCTCTGATGTCTCCTCTCCTATCCCAATTTCTCCAGTTTCTCTAGGATTCCCCACTCATGTTGATGATTTGCCTGTCACCATGTCCCGTCCAGAGGAACAGAAATATTCCCTCATTCCGGAGTCTAATATTACTTTTGATGATCCATTGATGGTAAGAGAAATTGAGGATATAAATGATTGGTTGGCGAGTGAGAACAGGGGTGCTCTGCAAGACTTTCCTGGAGATGATGCGGGGAGCCTGCTTGTATCTCCACCATCGAGGGAGGAATCTATAGACACACTGACGAATCAAACATCCTTGGTTCTGCCCGGTATTGGCATGGAATTTGATAACCGATTGATGATTCTCCATCTGCTCAAGGCTTATGGAGAGGCTGCGGAGATGGAGATGAAAGAGTTAGCTGAAAAAATTATGAGTCGGTTAAAAGAGATGGCATGCCCTCCTGGTTCAACCCTGGAGCGACCTGCTTATTATTTGATTCAAGCACGGGAAGGGGAAGTGGACTTTCTATGGCAAGAAGCAAGCAAGAATTATGAGGCTGCCTTTAAAGCTTTCTATCACATATTTCCCTACGGGAGGTTTGCTCATTTTACTGCCAATTCTGTAATACTAGAAGCCATCCCTGAAGAAGCTGACATAGTGCACGTAGTTGACTTTGACATTGGTCAAGGTGTGCAATGGCCTCCAGTGATCGAAACACTTGCGAGGCGAGGCAAAAGAATGGTGAGATTGACTGCAATAAAATGGGAGGAGGAAGAGGATTGCAGTGGTGTTGGTTCCTCGAGGAGGTTTGAGGAGACGAAAATGCGCTTATATGAACACACACAAGTATTTGGTTTGAGGTTGAAAATGGAGGAGATGGACATGGAGGTTTTGGTTAGTGAGATGAAGAAGACAAAGAAACGAGGTGGAAGAGGTGAATGGTTAGCCTTCAATTGCATGGTGGGTCTCCCTCACATGGGGAAAGGGAGGAGTGCTAGGAGTCATGGTGAGTTTCTAAGGTTAGCTAAAGACTCAATCACCCTCAATACTGATGGTGGTAGTGATACTAGAGGAACTATAACTATTGGAGATTGGATTGGTTGGGGCATGGAAATGAAGGAGCAGAAAGGATACGGCTCTGTTTTTGCAGGGCTGCTGGTTCAGTTCATGGCCTTGATAGAATCAATGGCTGTCATTTCCCTGACCATCTAA
- the LOC118027562 gene encoding inactive receptor-like serine/threonine-protein kinase At2g40270 translates to MTGVSWRLNRVKLRMEVLMLVLLLFHQSFSFCWSLNTEGLALLRFRERVETDPFGVLSNWIEKDGDIDPCSWFGVECSDGKVVILHLTNLCLGGTLTPQLGRLAYLKSINLRNNSFYGNIPRDIGELKELEVLDLGYNNFSGPFPSNFANNLSLTTLLLDNNKFLDSVSPELNDLMVLSEVQADENQLRASCCCREITWNIVHSGNIAHRMLLQVAAAPNPSIANNRHKAHQSGSEASPSPSSFPQGSQLSPSLAPSDSPFLSPSPSFSPSPSPSESPSFSPAESSSSFPFPPSPSPMIAPTPASPAPENPPSVFIVPPQRDWMSMVPAPSPNHLRQSKSKHHTALIAGVIAGSMFALISAIGIFFFRSSKVVTVRPWATGLSGQLQNAFVTGVPKLKRSELEAACEDFSNIIGSFSDGTAYKGTLSSGVEIAVMSTAVRSHEDWLKNLEAQFRKKIDTLSKMNHKNFVNLIGFCEENEPFTRLMVFEYAPNGTLFEHLHIKEAEHLDWGMRLRIAMGMAYCLEYMHQLTPPIAHKNLQSSTIYLTEDYAAKISDFSFGNDATAAKIGSASMELLESQSSDPEGNIYSFGVILLEMITGRIPYAVDNGSLADWASDYLRGKRSLKEIVDPTLKSFQENELEKLSEVIRNCIHPDPKQRPTMKEIAAKLKEITAMEPDGATPKLSPLWWAELEIMSTEGS, encoded by the exons ATGACGGGTGTATCGTGGAGATTGAACCGGGTGAAGCTTCGCATGGAGGTTTTGATGCTGGTTCTGTTGTTATTTCATCAAAGTTTTAGCTTTTGCTGGTCTCTAAACACAGAGG GTTTGGCTTTGTTGAGATTTAGAGAGAGAGTGGAGACAGACCCATTTGGAGTTTTATCGAATTGGATTGAGAAAGATGGAGATATTGATCCTTGTTCTTGGTTCGGTGTCGAATGCTCTGATGGCAAAGTTGTGATCTT GCATCTGACAAATCTCTGTCTTGGAGGAACACTGACACCTCAACTTGGAAGACTAGCTTACTTAAAATCAAT CAATCTACGCAACAATTCTTTCTACGGAAACATTCCTAGAGATATTGGAGAATTGAAGGAGCTGGAGGTGTTGGACTTGGGATATAATAACTTTAGTGGACCATTTCCTTCGAACTTTGCAAATAATCTATCACTGACTACCCT CTTGCTTGACAATAACAAGTTTCTTGACAGCGTATCTCCTGAACTAAATGACCTTATGGTGCTTTCTGAAGTTCAGGCAGATGAGAATCAGTTAAGAGCTTCTTGTTGCTGCAGAGAGATTACTTG GAACATTGTTCATTCTGGAAATATAGCTCATCGGATGCTGCTGCAGGTGGCAGCTGCTCCAAATCCATCCATAGCAAACAATCGTCATAAAGCACATCAAAGTGGTTCTGAAGCATCGCCTTCACCGTCTTCATTTCCTCAAGGATCTCAATTATCACCATCACTGGCACCCTCAGACTCGCCATTTTTATCTCCATCACCATCATTTTCCCCATCACCATCTCCTTCAGAGTCTCCGTCATTTTCTCCAGCAGAATCCTCCTCCAGTTTTCCTTTCCCCCCTTCCCCCTCACCCATGATCGCACCAACTCCAGCTTCACCTGCTCCAGAAAATCCACCTAGTGTCTTTATTGTACCACCACAGCGTGATTGGATGTCAATGGTCCCTGCTCCAAGTCCAAATCATTTGCGACAATCAAAGTCAAAACATCACACTGCTCTCATTGCTGGTGTTATTGCTGGCTCTATGTTCGCTTTGATTTCAGCCATTGGCATTTTCTTCTTCAGAAGCAGCAAGGTAGTCACTGTCAGACCTTGGGCCACAGGCCTAAGTGGGCAGCTACAAAACGCATTTGTAACAG GTGTGCCAAAACTCAAGAGATCAGAACTTGAAGCTGCTTGTGAAGATTTCAGTAACATAATTGGCTCCTTTTCAGATGGCACGGCATACAAGGGGACACTATCAAGCGGCGTTGAAATTGCTGTGATGTCTACCGCAGTAAGATCTCATGAAGACTGGTTGAAGAATTTAGAAGCACAATTCAGAAAGAAG ATTGACACATTGTCAAAAATGAACCACAAGAATTTTGTGAACCTTATTGGATTTTGTGAAGAAAATGAGCCTTTCACAAGATTGATGGTTTTTGAATATGCTCCAAATGGAACTCTCTTTGAACATCTGCATA TAAAAGAAGCTGAACACTTGGACTGGGGAATGAGATTACGAATAGCAATGGGCATGGCATATTGCCTCGAATACATGCATCAACTAACTCCACCTATAGCCCATAAAAACCTGCAGTCATCGACAATATATCTGACTGAAGACTATGCAGCTAAAATATCAGATTTTAGTTTTGGGAATGATGCAACAGCAGCAAAGATTGGATCAGCATCCATGGAGCTTTTAGAATCCCAATCATCAGATCCAGAGGGCAATATTTACAGTTTTGGAGTAATTTTGTTAGAAATGATAACTGGCAGGATCCCATATGCAGTGGACAATGGCTCTCTTGCCGACTGGGCATCAGACTATCTGAGAGGAAAGCGATCCTTAAAAGAAATAGTGGATCCAACTCTAAAATCTTTCCAAGAGAATGAGCTCGAGAAACTGTCCGAAGTAATAAGAAATTGCATCCATCCTGATCCAAAACAGAGACCAACGATGAAAGAGATTGCCGCTAAGTTAAAAGAGATCACAGCAATGGAACCTGATGGAGCAACACCAAAATTATCACCCCTTTGGTGGGCTGAACTTGAAATTATGTCTACAGAAGGAAGTTGA
- the LOC118027563 gene encoding pentatricopeptide repeat-containing protein At2g30100, chloroplastic isoform X2, with translation MASAYAFSSLSKVSPVFSLKKRYWNSCMKPCCMVSTIICNYQTPKKPNFVVAKTTKVREFRLFKSVELDQYVTSDDEEEMGEGFFEAIEELERMTREPSDILEEMNDRLSARELQLVLVYFSQEGRDSWCALEVFEWLRKENRVDKETMELMVSIMCSWVKKLIEGEQDVGDVVDLLVDMDCVGLKPSFSMIEKVISLYWDMGKKEGAVSFVKEVLRRGIAYSGDDGEGHKGGPTGYLTWKMMVDGNYRNAVKLVIHLRESGLKPEIYAYLIAMTAVVKELNEFSKALRKLKGYSRSGMVTELDAENVDLVEKYQSDLLADGVCLSSWVIQEGSPALYGVVHERLLAMYICAGRGLDAERQLWEMKLVGKEADGDLYDIVLAICASQKEASAVARLLTRIEVTGSMRKKKSLSWLLRGYIKGGHYGEAAETLIKMLDLGLSPDYLDRVAVMQGLRKRIQQWGNVESYLKLCKRLSDVNLIGPSLLYLYIKKYKLWIMKLL, from the exons ATGGCCTCTGCTTATGCATTTAGTTCACTATCTAAAGTTTCtcctgtattttctcttaaaaaacgGTACTGGAATTCATGTATGAAACCTTGCTGTATGGTTTCTACCATAATTTGCAACTACCAAACGCCCAAAAAGCCCAATTTTGTTGTTGCAAAGACTACTAAAGTTAGAGAATTTAGGCTATTTAAGTCAGTGGAATTGGACCAGTACGTGACgagtgatgatgaagaagaaatggGTGAAGGGTTTTTTGAGGCAATTGAGGAACTTGAGAGAATGACAAGAGAACCTTCTGATATTCTTGAGGAAATGAATGATAGGTTGTCCGCGAGAGAGTTGCAATTAGTGCTTGTTTATTTCTCTCAAGAGGGGAGAGATTCCTGGTGTGCGCTTGAGGTGTTTGAGTGGTTGAGAAAGGAGAATAGGGTCGACAAGGAAACAATGGAGCTTATGGTTTCGATAATGTGTAGTTGGGTTAAGAAGCTAATCGAAGGGGAACAAGATGTCGGGGATGTGGTTGACTTGCTTGTGGATATGGATTGTGTGGGGTTGAAGCCGAGTTTTAGTATGATTGAGAAGGTGATATCTTTGTATTGGGATATGGGGAAGAAGGAGGGAGCGGTTTCATTTGTGAAGGAGGTTTTGAGACGAGGGATTGCATATTCGGGCGATGATGGAGAAGGACATAAAGGAGGCCCAACTGGGTATCTTACATGGAAGATGATG GTTGATGGAAACTACAGGAATGCAGTGAAATTGGTGATTCATCTTAGAGAATCTGGATTAAAGCCTGAGATCTACGCCTACCTCATTGCAATGACAGCTGTTGTCAAAGAGCTAAATGAATTTTCTAAAGCTCTACGCAAGTTGAAAGGTTATTCGAGGTCTGGTATGGTAACTGAACTTGATGCTGAGAATGTAGATCTTGTTGAGAAATATCAGTCAGATCTTCTAGCTGATGGAGTATGCTTGTCCAGTTGGGTCATTCAGGAGGGAAGTCCTGCACTTTATGGTGTGGTTCATGAGCGACTTCTTGCCATGTATATTTGTGCTGGCCGTGGGCTTGATGCTGAAAGACAGTTATGGGAAATGAAGCTTGTTGGTAAGGAGGCTGATGGAGACCTTTATGACATTGTTTTAGCTATCTGTGCATCTCAAAAGGAGGCCAGCGCTGTAGCACGGTTGCTCACTAGAATAGAGGTTACAGGCTCTATGCGCAAGAAGAAATCATTGTCATGGTTGTTGAGAGGTTACATTAAAGGTGGACACTATGGTGAGGCTGCAGAAACACTAATTAAGATGCTTGATTTGGGTTTATCTCCAGATTATTTAGACAGGGTAGCTGTGATGCAGGGTCTGAGAAAAAGGATCCAACAATGGGGAAATGTTGAATCTTATCTTAAGCTTTGCAAGCGCCTCTCTGATGTGAATTTGATTGGACCTTCTCTTTTATATCTGtatataaagaaatataagCTTTGGATCATGAAATTGCTTTGA